TCATCGATTTTTAAATAATTTTTTATAGTTTTTAAGATGTTTTTTGAGTCTTTAATTCTGCATGAAACACTATCACAAATTCTTATTATATATTTACCTGTTGGTTTTAAATAAAACATAGAATAAAAACTTATAATTCCATATAAATGGGCTTTAGGTATTTCATGTTTTTTTGCTACTCTTATTATATCTTCTTCTGGAATATAACCGTAAGTATCTTGAAGATTATGAAGTTCTTCTATTAATTCAATTTCATAAAAAGACTGCATAATTTCACCCCCTTTTAAATTTCATTTGAGAATTTTATAACAAGAATAATAAAATGTTAATAAATTATTAAATAATTTATTTTAATTATAAGAGGATAAAATTAATTTTTTATTACTTTTAAATGTTTTTTATATTAAGATGAGTAATAATTCACAAAAAAGAAGTTTTATTTTATTTTTTTAGTGTATAATAAATAATGGGTATGATTATTTATTTTTTATTAAAAATATAAAATAATAGATATGAATTTGGAGGGATAATATGAAATCTTTAATAATTTATTCGAGTAAAAAAGGAACTGGTGAAAAAATTGCGAATTATATAAAAGATAGTGTTGATACAGAAATACAAATTGAAAAAATAAAAAAAGGTTTAGAAATCAATCAAAATGATTATGAAAATATTATATTGATATCTTCTGTTTATGCAGGTACTATGAATAAAGAATTTATTAAGTTTTCTGAAAATCTTTTACTTAATAAAAATTCTGAACAAAAAATTTATTTTTTAGTTGTTTCTGGATTTGAAGAAAAATTTCAAGAGTTTGTAGAAAATAATATAAGAAATAATTTAGATAAAATAGATATGATAGAGTATGCAGGATATTGCTATGATTTTAATAAGATGAATTTCTTTGAAAAATTTATAATAAAAAAAGTTGCAAAAGTTAATGAATCTGTTGAAAATATAAGAAAAGATAATATAGAAAAAGTGATTAAAAAAATAATATAATCTTATGTTTTTGATATGAGGGGGATAATATGAAAAAAATAAGAAAATATTATGATGATTTTGTAGAAAAAGAATGGATGAGACTCGATAAACATAAGATTGAATTTGAAATTACTAAAAGAAACATGAAAAAATATATTAAGAATAATTCAAGAATTTTAGATATTGGATCTGGTCCGGGAAGGTATAGTATCTATTTATCTCAATTAGGTCATAAAGTTACATGTGTTGATATATCCGAAAATAATTTGATTTTTGCCAAGAAAAAAGCTGAACATTTCAATGTTGAAATTGAAAAATTTATAAATACAGATGCAATAAATTTGAATATGATAGAAGATGAAAGTTATGATGTAGTTTTGAATATGGGGCCTATGTATCATATAATGGAAGTTGAAAATAGGAGAGAGTCTATAAATGAATCTTTGAGAGTTCTTAAAAGAGGAGGGATTTTATTTGTTTCATTTATAAGTTCATATGCTCCTATAATAGATTGCTTGAAAAAATATCCGGAAAACATAAAGACTTCAGAAGATTTGTTGAATTATTTAAAAGATGGAAAAAATATATCTGATGATCTCAATTTAGGATTTACTGATGCATATTTTATAAATCCACATGATATAAGACCTTTTATGGATTTATTCTTAATAAATGAATTAAAATTGACTGCTATTGAAGGTTTATCAGCTTTACAGGAAGAAAAATTAAACAATCTTGATGAAAGTACATTTGAAAAGTGGATTGATATTATATATAAGACATCAACAGATCCTTTAACTTGGGCTTCCA
This genomic interval from Oceanotoga teriensis contains the following:
- a CDS encoding flavodoxin domain-containing protein, with amino-acid sequence MKSLIIYSSKKGTGEKIANYIKDSVDTEIQIEKIKKGLEINQNDYENIILISSVYAGTMNKEFIKFSENLLLNKNSEQKIYFLVVSGFEEKFQEFVENNIRNNLDKIDMIEYAGYCYDFNKMNFFEKFIIKKVAKVNESVENIRKDNIEKVIKKII
- a CDS encoding class I SAM-dependent methyltransferase, which translates into the protein MKKIRKYYDDFVEKEWMRLDKHKIEFEITKRNMKKYIKNNSRILDIGSGPGRYSIYLSQLGHKVTCVDISENNLIFAKKKAEHFNVEIEKFINTDAINLNMIEDESYDVVLNMGPMYHIMEVENRRESINESLRVLKRGGILFVSFISSYAPIIDCLKKYPENIKTSEDLLNYLKDGKNISDDLNLGFTDAYFINPHDIRPFMDLFLINELKLTAIEGLSALQEEKLNNLDESTFEKWIDIIYKTSTDPLTWASSEHMLYIGKKK
- the nuoE gene encoding NADH-quinone oxidoreductase subunit NuoE — protein: MQSFYEIELIEELHNLQDTYGYIPEEDIIRVAKKHEIPKAHLYGIISFYSMFYLKPTGKYIIRICDSVSCRIKDSKNILKTIKNYLKIDEGETTEDKKFTLEVVECLGHCGEGPVMSINGHYYKYLTKDKVLEILKSLN